A single region of the Buteo buteo chromosome 18, bButBut1.hap1.1, whole genome shotgun sequence genome encodes:
- the HMGB1 gene encoding high mobility group protein B1: MGKGDPKKPRGKMSSYAFFVQTCREEHKKKHPDASVNFSEFSKKCSERWKTMSSKEKGKFEDMAKADKLRYEKEMKNYVPPKGETKKKFKDPNAPKRPPSAFFLFCSEFRPKIKGEHPGLSIGDVAKKLGEMWNNTAADDKQPYEKKAAKLKEKYEKDIAAYRAKGKVDAGKKVVAKAEKSKKKKEEEEDEDEDEEDEDDEEEEEEEDEDDDDDE, encoded by the exons ATGGGCAAAGGCGATCCTAAGAAGCCGAGAGGTAAAATGTCTTCGTACGCCTTCTTTGTGCAAACCTGCCGggaggagcacaagaagaaACATCCAGATGCTTCAGTGAACTTTTCAGAGTTCTCAAAAAAATGCTCAGAACGATGGAAG ACTATGTCTTCTAAGGAGAAAGGGAAGTTTGAAGATATGGCAAAGGCTGACAAGCTTCGTTAcgaaaaagaaatgaaaaactatGTACCACCTAagggggaaacaaaaaagaagttcAAGGATCCAAATGCACCTAAGAGGCCTCC ttcggcttttttcttgttttgctctgAGTTTCGTCCAAAAATCAAAGGAGAACATCCTGGTCTGTCCATTGGGGACGTCGCAAAGAAACTGGGCGAGATGTGGAACAACACCGCTGCAGATGATAAACAGCCTTATGAAAAAAAGGCTGCTAAACTGAAGGAGAAGTATGAAAAG GATATTGCTGCGTACCGGGCCAAAGGGAAGGTTGATGCAGGCAAAAAAGTAGTTGCCAAGGCTGAGAAGagcaagaagaagaaggaggaggaggaagatgaggatgaagatgaagaggatgaagatgatgaagaggaagaagaggaggaggacgaagatgatgatgatgatgaataA